The proteins below come from a single Mya arenaria isolate MELC-2E11 chromosome 8, ASM2691426v1 genomic window:
- the LOC128244815 gene encoding uncharacterized protein LOC128244815, with protein sequence MASSLDESIDLKKQFHTTLALVRTISAFLTEMENVCKPHVDRISNLLEQYQCCADVDPLLLPRKVDFMDIKKKLLFKITQEINKEIDAVLVFVRKLGHYSDRLCRHFDHCMSRYRSSFSTMDTEIVTQASPKQPSITDILEMLDECCRGVRERFLCKQLLLTSLDSAHPRVGDSLGRDWGEGDRAVYSHLTECLTVCGDVLGS encoded by the exons ATGGCATCAAGCTTAGATGAAAGTATAGACCTGAAGAAACAGTTTCACACCACACTGGCATTGGTCAGAACAATTTCTGCATTTTTAACAGAGATGGAAAATGTGTGCAAACCTCATGTTGACAGAATTTCAAACTTACTTGAGCAATACCAATGCTGTGCTGATGTTGACCCATTACTTCTGCCAAGAAAAGTGGACTTCATGGATATCAAAAAGAAACTACTGTTTAAAATCACCcaggaaataaacaaagaaattgaTGCTGTTCTTGTCTTTGT GCGGAAACTGGGGCATTACTCAGACAGGCTTTGTCGCCACTTTGATCACTGTATGAGCCGTTACAGAAGTAGCTTCTCCACCATGGACACAGAAATTGTCACACAAGCCTCACCCAAACAGCCATCCATCACGG ACATTCTGGAGATGTTGGACGAGTGTTGTCGTGGTGTGCGGGAGAGGTTCCTGTGTAAGCAGCTCCTTCTGACTTCACTGGACTCTGCCCACCCCAGGGTGGGGGATTCCCTGGGGAGAGACTGGGGGGAAGGGGATAGGGCGGTATACAGTCATCTTACAG